The following coding sequences are from one Enterococcus sp. 4G2_DIV0659 window:
- a CDS encoding HAD family hydrolase, with product MNTINGVIFDMDGLLFDTELIYYQSAQKIADAMGFPYSKELYLQFLGVSDEEVQENYHRIFQAFGKEKVEEFIQRSYEDTYQVFESGQVPLKEGVLELLDFLDQQEIPRIVASSNVRPAIELLLDGAGIKDRFAGIVSAEDVTRAKPDPEIFKKGLAFLGTQAENTLIFEDSFHGVTAAQAAGIPVIMIPDLLPPTKEIKNKTLEIFESLTQVPAYLEK from the coding sequence ATGAATACGATTAATGGAGTCATTTTTGATATGGATGGGTTATTATTTGATACTGAATTGATTTATTATCAGTCAGCACAAAAAATAGCAGATGCTATGGGGTTTCCGTATAGTAAAGAATTGTATTTACAATTTTTAGGTGTATCAGATGAAGAAGTGCAAGAAAATTATCATCGAATCTTTCAAGCGTTTGGTAAGGAAAAAGTGGAAGAATTTATTCAACGTTCTTATGAAGATACGTATCAAGTATTTGAATCTGGACAAGTCCCTTTAAAAGAAGGCGTTCTGGAATTATTAGATTTTCTTGATCAGCAAGAGATTCCAAGAATCGTTGCATCAAGTAACGTTCGACCAGCCATCGAACTTTTGCTAGATGGAGCAGGAATCAAAGACCGTTTTGCTGGGATTGTTTCAGCAGAAGATGTCACTCGAGCAAAACCTGATCCAGAAATTTTTAAAAAAGGTTTAGCGTTTCTTGGAACACAAGCGGAAAATACATTGATTTTTGAAGATTCTTTTCATGGGGTGACCGCTGCACAAGCTGCTGGTATTCCAGTGATTATGATACCAGACTTATTACCACCAACAAAAGAAATCAAAAACAAAACACTAGAAATTTTTGAAAGCCTAACACAAGTTCCAGCATATTTAGAAAAATAA